The following coding sequences lie in one Vibrio sp. ED004 genomic window:
- a CDS encoding TRAP transporter small permease, whose amino-acid sequence MKWFRLFDRYFEPTLIVLSISLMTALLCLQIALRLFDASIAWAEELARYLFVWAMYLSISYCIRDDRHIRIRLFIDKLPGNLTHCSLILSDLIYLAFSCTVAWFGFKVIGRSLKLGQIAPAMEIPIACLYASVLVCAVLSAIRLVVSINKRISIIAYSPKSVRLTQHRYRHLKAKHRTSNRLLELSL is encoded by the coding sequence ATGAAATGGTTTCGCCTGTTCGACCGATACTTCGAACCAACACTGATCGTACTTTCTATCTCGCTGATGACCGCCCTACTGTGTTTACAAATAGCATTGCGTCTATTTGATGCCTCAATCGCTTGGGCTGAAGAACTCGCCCGCTACCTTTTCGTTTGGGCGATGTACTTGAGCATCAGCTATTGCATTCGCGATGATCGACATATTCGTATTCGTCTATTCATCGACAAACTACCTGGAAATCTAACTCACTGCAGTTTGATTCTTTCTGATCTTATCTACCTTGCCTTCAGCTGCACCGTGGCCTGGTTTGGCTTTAAAGTGATTGGTCGAAGCTTGAAACTGGGTCAAATCGCTCCAGCGATGGAAATCCCTATTGCATGCTTGTATGCCTCTGTACTTGTTTGTGCCGTGCTCAGTGCCATTCGCCTTGTCGTTAGCATCAATAAGCGCATTTCAATTATTGCTTACTCGCCAAAGTCGGTTCGACTAACGCAACACCGTTACCGTCACTTGAAAGCAAAACACCGCACTTCTAACCGCTTGTTGGAGCTAAGCTTATGA
- a CDS encoding TRAP transporter large permease has protein sequence MTSALLFGSFGLLLLIGVPVGIALAGASMLAILSLPFLNIEFLVQGLVTGLDSFPLLAVVLFTLAGNLMSQGGISKRLLHVAEVFFGHFTGGLGIVAIVACMFFASISGTGSATVAAIGLTMIPSMVKKGYDRSFAGALIASSGGIGVIIPPSVVMIVYAITAEVSVTKMFMAGIMPGVVVGLVLIGYCLIVSKIRGYKGNDKKATWPERLAALKEAIWAMLLPVIILGGIYSGVFTPTESAAIGVLYGLFFGMFVYKELDYKKVVKIILESSLLVGAVLVIVGASVTFGRILTLERLPTEIAQFILSITENKLLILICITALLLIVGTFMETLAAIVILTPILLPIVTALGMDPIHFGIVMIVNLAIGFVTPPLGANLFMASQVGNVPIESLSRAILGWIGAMLVALMIITFVPAISLFLPELLS, from the coding sequence ATGACCTCTGCTTTGTTATTTGGTAGTTTCGGATTACTGCTTCTTATTGGCGTTCCCGTAGGTATCGCACTCGCAGGTGCCAGCATGCTGGCAATCTTGAGCCTACCCTTCTTAAATATCGAATTTCTTGTACAGGGCTTGGTGACAGGCCTAGACTCTTTCCCACTATTGGCTGTAGTACTCTTCACATTGGCCGGTAACTTAATGAGTCAAGGCGGTATATCAAAACGCCTTTTGCATGTTGCTGAAGTCTTCTTCGGTCACTTCACTGGTGGCTTGGGGATTGTGGCGATCGTTGCATGTATGTTCTTTGCTTCCATCTCTGGTACAGGTTCAGCAACCGTTGCAGCTATTGGCTTAACCATGATTCCGTCTATGGTGAAAAAAGGCTACGACCGAAGCTTTGCTGGTGCCTTGATCGCTTCTTCAGGCGGTATCGGTGTAATTATTCCACCGTCTGTTGTGATGATCGTGTATGCCATTACTGCAGAAGTGTCCGTGACGAAAATGTTCATGGCCGGCATTATGCCTGGTGTTGTCGTCGGACTCGTCCTTATCGGTTACTGTTTGATCGTATCTAAAATCCGCGGCTACAAAGGTAACGATAAGAAAGCAACATGGCCTGAGAGACTGGCAGCGCTTAAAGAAGCGATTTGGGCAATGCTATTACCCGTAATCATTCTTGGCGGCATCTACTCTGGTGTATTCACGCCAACTGAATCTGCGGCGATTGGTGTGTTATACGGCTTGTTTTTCGGCATGTTTGTTTACAAAGAGCTGGATTACAAAAAGGTCGTGAAGATCATTTTAGAATCTTCGTTATTGGTAGGTGCAGTACTTGTGATTGTGGGCGCTTCGGTCACCTTTGGTCGAATCCTGACACTTGAACGCCTGCCAACGGAGATCGCGCAGTTCATTCTCTCGATTACGGAAAACAAACTGCTCATCTTGATATGTATCACCGCACTGCTACTGATCGTCGGTACATTCATGGAGACATTAGCGGCGATTGTTATCTTAACTCCAATCCTGCTGCCTATCGTGACCGCATTAGGAATGGACCCAATTCACTTCGGTATCGTGATGATCGTGAACCTAGCCATCGGGTTTGTCACTCCCCCACTCGGCGCCAACTTATTTATGGCCAGCCAAGTAGGTAACGTGCCGATTGAATCCCTGTCTCGGGCGATTTTAGGTTGGATTGGTGCCATGCTCGTCGCTTTGATGATCATTACCTTTGTGCCAGCGATATCACTGTTCCTTCCAGAATTATTGTCTTAA
- a CDS encoding ester cyclase, with amino-acid sequence MAMVGFDSKWQDFPDYILGITKEIWEDRGLSTLHNYYSPDIIVRTPLSITKGNEKVISATMGTLAEFPNRTLLGEDVIWSGTPEQGMLSSHRIISTATHTNDGVFGKATNKTLKFRIIADCHAINNQINDEWMIRDIAAITNQLGLTSEEYARQQIEIEGGVEQCPFPFTPQVDIQGPYLGVGNDNEYGQRYEDILRRVMSAEFSVIPKEYDRACIGEYTGGQTALSHNEIDQFWMSLRSSFPNAEFKIHHRIGRNDEMMSPRAAIRWSLQGKHEGYGMFGKPTGKDVYIMGISHAEFGPWGLRREFTLLDESAVWKQILIQIG; translated from the coding sequence ATGGCTATGGTTGGCTTTGATTCTAAATGGCAAGATTTTCCAGATTACATATTAGGTATCACTAAAGAAATTTGGGAAGATCGAGGTCTGAGTACCCTACATAACTATTACTCACCTGACATTATCGTCCGTACACCACTCTCCATCACCAAGGGAAACGAAAAGGTCATCAGCGCGACCATGGGCACACTAGCCGAGTTCCCGAACCGTACCTTATTAGGTGAAGACGTCATTTGGTCCGGGACTCCTGAGCAAGGGATGCTTTCATCACATCGAATCATTTCAACAGCAACTCACACTAATGATGGTGTATTTGGTAAAGCCACGAACAAAACACTTAAGTTTCGAATTATCGCTGACTGCCATGCCATCAATAACCAAATCAATGACGAGTGGATGATCCGAGACATCGCTGCGATTACAAACCAACTGGGCCTGACGTCAGAAGAGTACGCTCGTCAACAAATCGAAATAGAGGGTGGCGTTGAACAATGCCCCTTCCCTTTCACTCCCCAAGTCGACATTCAAGGCCCTTACCTTGGTGTAGGAAATGACAACGAATACGGTCAGCGCTATGAAGACATACTACGACGTGTAATGAGTGCTGAATTCTCAGTCATACCAAAAGAATATGACCGAGCTTGTATCGGCGAATACACGGGCGGTCAAACTGCACTCTCTCATAACGAGATCGACCAGTTTTGGATGTCACTGCGCTCTTCATTTCCGAACGCGGAGTTCAAAATCCACCACCGTATTGGCCGCAATGACGAAATGATGTCACCACGTGCGGCTATTCGTTGGTCGCTACAAGGCAAGCATGAAGGCTACGGCATGTTTGGAAAACCTACAGGAAAAGACGTTTACATCATGGGAATCAGCCATGCGGAGTTTGGACCTTGGGGCCTACGCAGAGAGTTTACGCTACTTGATGAAAGTGCTGTCTGGAAACAGATTCTCATCCAAATCGGTTAA
- a CDS encoding ester cyclase — MLNSLIENFYRTYFNAHSSERTQVAQEMLNADVKWCVAHPINDVSGVDATEQAFLLPLINSLPDVERRPSIIMQGEYEGRTWVNSTGYFVGTFAKPLFGIPATGKTLYLRYTEMVCTQDSQIIESYLIPDFIDAMNQAGVNPLRKSLGHAGLVPTPATQDGIQTGSIAAEESEKSQKLVLDMLACLGRFDGKRLDSMDLENYWHDDFMWYGPAGIGTTRGIQGFRDHHQGPFVFAFPDRSVDIELNILSKNDYVSTGGWPHMHGTHTGTSGWLGLAPTGKHIELRVMDIWRREGELLKENWVAIDIAHILKQLGYDLFEQMKEQLKGREHV; from the coding sequence ATGTTGAACAGCTTGATAGAAAATTTCTACAGAACCTATTTTAACGCTCACTCATCCGAACGGACTCAAGTAGCTCAAGAGATGCTAAATGCTGACGTTAAATGGTGTGTCGCTCATCCGATTAATGACGTCTCTGGTGTCGATGCGACTGAGCAAGCGTTTCTATTACCGCTAATAAACTCGCTACCTGATGTTGAACGACGTCCTTCAATCATTATGCAAGGTGAATACGAAGGCCGCACTTGGGTAAACTCTACGGGCTATTTTGTCGGCACTTTTGCAAAACCACTATTTGGTATCCCAGCAACAGGAAAAACACTCTACTTGCGCTACACCGAAATGGTTTGCACCCAAGATAGTCAAATTATTGAGTCCTATCTAATCCCTGATTTTATTGATGCAATGAACCAAGCTGGCGTGAACCCGTTACGCAAGAGCCTGGGCCATGCAGGATTAGTCCCTACCCCAGCGACTCAAGACGGAATACAGACAGGTAGCATCGCAGCGGAAGAGAGCGAGAAAAGCCAAAAGCTAGTGCTAGACATGCTAGCTTGCTTGGGTCGATTTGATGGTAAGCGCCTTGATTCAATGGATCTAGAAAACTACTGGCATGACGACTTCATGTGGTACGGACCGGCTGGGATTGGTACGACTCGTGGTATCCAAGGCTTCCGCGACCACCATCAAGGACCATTTGTATTTGCGTTCCCTGATCGAAGCGTCGATATCGAGCTCAATATTTTGTCCAAAAATGACTACGTATCCACAGGTGGTTGGCCACACATGCACGGTACACATACCGGCACCAGTGGCTGGTTAGGGTTAGCACCGACAGGCAAGCACATCGAACTTCGCGTTATGGATATCTGGCGACGAGAAGGCGAACTACTCAAGGAGAACTGGGTCGCTATCGATATCGCACACATCTTAAAACAGCTTGGTTACGATCTGTTTGAGCAAATGAAAGAACAATTAAAAGGACGTGAGCATGTATGA
- a CDS encoding sodium/solute symporter (Members of the Solute:Sodium Symporter (SSS), TC 2.A.21 as described in tcdb.org, catalyze solute:Na+ symport. Known solutes for members of the family include sugars, amino acids, nucleosides, inositols, vitamins, urea or anions, depending on the system.): protein MYEFGALNWTILGTYIVLTLVMGALVGRRVTSANQFALGDRNIPWWAIGISVVCTYVSAMSFLGGPAWSYKEGLSVIAIHLNYPLVIFFIVAVFMPFFYNNGLTSIYEYQERRFGKASRITLSLIFLIKQAISSAAVLYATSLILEFITGIDVTYCIIIVTVIALIYTVMGGIAAVIWTDVIQAVILFLGAFIIIEAVWNGMPQPMTEVMQDLKSQGMTNALQTNLDLSQVTTVWAGVIAMTMFHTTVYGGNQMMVQRCMAAKNMGDAKKAMLMMGYVAFFIYFVFILLGVLFNAYYDGKEFENGNTIILHYASEYGMPGLMGIIAAAILAASMSSLDSAFNSMATVSVTDFYKRFYKKNESEEHYLKVSRFFTVMWALCIIIPAFMFATSTGSVLEILSKAGSYFVGANFCMFVLGFYSKHITEKGLLIGVAASFVAIWYVAVATDIAWPWYCVIGVFVNAIVAYAASLLLTGKQTEMHLYTVKGQQAEYARLNKPIKEDGWYVVPGKVDAPCWGLLVMFVFSLVLLWGINEFIENAPMLINFIRVCSVIVAASIIGYMIYSFKRSKTSNEVEQTS from the coding sequence ATGTATGAGTTTGGCGCTTTAAACTGGACAATTCTTGGTACCTATATCGTCCTGACTTTAGTTATGGGTGCACTCGTTGGTAGGCGTGTGACTTCCGCTAACCAATTTGCATTAGGCGATAGAAATATTCCATGGTGGGCCATCGGTATCTCTGTTGTGTGTACCTATGTTAGTGCGATGTCTTTCTTGGGTGGACCAGCTTGGTCTTACAAAGAAGGCTTGTCGGTGATCGCTATCCACCTAAACTACCCTTTGGTGATTTTCTTTATCGTTGCAGTGTTTATGCCGTTTTTCTACAACAACGGCCTCACTTCAATTTATGAATATCAAGAACGACGCTTTGGTAAAGCTTCTCGTATCACTCTGTCTTTGATTTTCTTGATTAAACAAGCGATAAGCTCAGCAGCAGTCTTATATGCGACCTCGTTAATCCTCGAATTCATTACCGGTATCGACGTGACTTACTGCATCATCATCGTCACTGTTATCGCGCTGATCTATACCGTCATGGGGGGAATTGCGGCCGTTATCTGGACAGATGTCATTCAAGCGGTCATTCTGTTTCTTGGTGCATTTATCATCATCGAAGCCGTGTGGAATGGTATGCCACAACCAATGACTGAAGTGATGCAAGATCTGAAGTCACAAGGCATGACCAATGCACTACAAACTAATTTAGATTTGAGCCAAGTGACCACCGTATGGGCTGGCGTTATCGCAATGACAATGTTCCACACTACGGTGTATGGCGGTAACCAAATGATGGTTCAACGCTGCATGGCGGCTAAAAATATGGGTGATGCGAAAAAAGCGATGCTAATGATGGGTTACGTTGCTTTCTTCATCTACTTCGTATTCATTCTGTTAGGCGTGTTATTTAACGCTTACTACGATGGCAAAGAGTTTGAGAATGGCAATACCATTATCCTGCACTACGCCAGCGAATATGGTATGCCAGGGCTGATGGGAATCATCGCGGCAGCTATTCTTGCAGCAAGTATGTCGAGCCTAGACTCCGCTTTTAACTCTATGGCTACCGTCTCCGTTACTGACTTCTATAAACGCTTCTACAAGAAAAATGAGTCAGAGGAACATTACCTCAAAGTATCGCGTTTCTTCACGGTTATGTGGGCGCTATGTATCATCATCCCAGCCTTCATGTTTGCAACTAGTACAGGCTCAGTTTTAGAAATACTGAGTAAAGCGGGTTCCTATTTTGTAGGTGCAAACTTCTGTATGTTCGTGCTTGGTTTTTACTCTAAACATATTACAGAAAAAGGACTATTAATTGGCGTCGCGGCAAGCTTCGTGGCAATTTGGTATGTTGCGGTTGCGACTGATATTGCTTGGCCTTGGTACTGTGTCATCGGTGTTTTCGTCAATGCGATTGTTGCCTACGCTGCAAGCTTGCTGCTAACTGGCAAACAGACAGAAATGCACCTTTATACCGTCAAAGGTCAGCAAGCTGAGTATGCGCGTTTGAACAAGCCGATCAAAGAAGATGGTTGGTATGTTGTTCCGGGTAAAGTCGATGCGCCTTGTTGGGGACTACTCGTCATGTTTGTATTCTCGCTCGTTCTACTTTGGGGGATTAATGAGTTCATTGAGAACGCACCAATGTTGATCAACTTTATCCGAGTCTGCTCTGTCATTGTTGCTGCAAGTATCATTGGTTATATGATTTACTCATTCAAGCGTTCTAAGACGTCAAATGAAGTCGAACAAACCAGTTAG
- a CDS encoding RNA-binding S4 domain-containing protein yields the protein MDQEHYEDADYEGYEHGEEGEEIEIEAIGIDVSSQPIELYKVFKIANLVSGGGEAKHIISEGYVAVNGELETRKRRKMYDGDFFEFNQEYYVVVCDQPVQEELEKPKKKEAPKQNNKAKKGQSKKGSSKKEPQRSTADMLSAKAEPKKQKKEKKENKPKKKADTPKPTRDDKSGRNSIEFF from the coding sequence ATGGACCAAGAACATTACGAAGACGCTGATTACGAAGGTTACGAGCACGGTGAAGAAGGCGAAGAAATTGAAATCGAAGCCATTGGTATCGATGTTTCTTCTCAACCAATCGAGCTCTACAAAGTGTTTAAGATTGCTAACCTAGTAAGCGGTGGCGGTGAAGCTAAGCACATTATTTCGGAAGGTTACGTAGCGGTTAATGGTGAGCTAGAAACGCGTAAGCGCCGCAAGATGTACGATGGTGACTTTTTCGAATTCAACCAAGAATACTATGTAGTGGTGTGTGATCAGCCAGTACAAGAAGAATTAGAAAAGCCGAAAAAGAAAGAAGCGCCTAAACAAAATAACAAGGCGAAGAAAGGCCAGTCTAAAAAGGGTTCAAGCAAGAAAGAACCACAGCGCAGCACTGCAGATATGCTAAGCGCTAAAGCTGAACCTAAGAAACAGAAAAAAGAGAAGAAAGAAAACAAACCGAAAAAGAAAGCGGACACGCCTAAGCCAACACGTGATGACAAAAGCGGCCGTAACTCGATTGAATTCTTCTAA
- a CDS encoding response regulator, with the protein MTNPKLVIVEDDPILREMLQEYFESQSFDVITISDGASASEQILNIQPDIVLLDLMLPEVDGLTICRQVRSQFKGKILILTASDDDFDHVAALETGADDFISKPIRQRVLLARVRMLLRRTPDSSISAEVSKNELVFGKLNLNRTTKACTHIGKDISIAESEFELLWLLASSPEQVLSRNFLTQQLRGIDYDGIDRFIDNKIVILRKKLNDITVPPKKIITVRGKGYLFVPERW; encoded by the coding sequence ATGACCAACCCGAAACTAGTGATCGTAGAAGACGATCCCATCTTAAGAGAGATGTTACAGGAATATTTTGAAAGCCAATCTTTTGATGTAATCACTATTTCTGATGGCGCATCAGCGAGTGAGCAAATCTTAAATATTCAGCCCGACATTGTTCTACTTGATCTTATGTTGCCAGAAGTTGATGGGCTAACTATCTGTAGGCAAGTCCGGAGTCAGTTTAAGGGAAAGATACTCATTCTTACAGCTAGTGATGATGATTTTGACCATGTTGCAGCGTTAGAAACTGGCGCCGATGACTTTATTAGTAAACCAATTCGCCAAAGAGTATTACTTGCTCGAGTGAGGATGCTTTTGCGTCGTACTCCTGACAGTTCAATAAGTGCTGAAGTGAGCAAGAATGAGTTAGTTTTTGGTAAGTTAAATTTAAACCGCACAACCAAAGCCTGTACGCATATTGGAAAAGATATATCCATAGCGGAGAGTGAATTTGAACTGCTTTGGCTATTGGCTTCTTCGCCAGAACAGGTGTTGTCACGTAATTTTTTGACTCAACAGTTGAGAGGTATTGATTACGATGGCATTGATCGCTTTATCGACAACAAAATCGTAATCTTACGTAAAAAGCTTAATGACATAACTGTCCCACCTAAAAAGATCATCACTGTAAGAGGAAAAGGCTACTTGTTCGTACCAGAACGTTGGTAA